TCCCTGGCATGGAAACTGGGGCTTCCCAGTGCAAGTGTAGCAGCTTTGACAGGAGAAGGGAGGATTTTTCCACAGAGTGAAGTTACAGTGTGGAAAAGGCACACAGTCCCATGGGTACTGTGAATATAAAAGGTCTCAAAGActttcaggaaagaaatattgCTGGTTGCTAACACAGTAGCACGTACAACCTGCAGCCACAGAAATCTGAAAGCAGGGCACCTCACACTGTCCTAGCCCTGCTTTGGGTTTGTGCCTTAACTCCCTCACCCTGccagagctggagacaggacTGATCCATCTCTGGGCAGGTGCTTGTAGGGTCTGGGGGGGCTCTGTGCCCCCTCATGTCCCCACAGCGACCCCAGAGGGATCTGGCACGTGCAGAGAGGCCAGCACTGGGCTCTGCACAGAGCCTTCCATGGGTAGCGTTTTCATGGCCATGGCTGGACACAGAAATGAGGAAGGAAGGTCACAGAGAATGGTGCCACCATTCTGGTGGAGATGTGGTGTTTTGGGAGAAGTTTACAGGCAGGAGAGAAATTCTAGGAGCTGCACCCATCCTTTCCAGCATCTTTCCCAACACAGTGGGACTAACACTGCCCCAGGTTAGGGTGGGACTGCATCTCTcacctctctctttccctctgttgCCTCTGCCTGTGCTTTCTGTGCAGTGGACATGGTCACCCTGGCCACGGCTTTGGAAATCTTCAACGAGCACGACCTGCAGCCCAGCGACCGGGCGATGGACGTAGTGGAGGTGATCCACTGCCTGACCGCCCTCTACGAGCGGCTGGAGGAGGAGCGGGGCATCCTGGTGAACGTGCCCCTCTGCGTGGACATGAGCCTCAACTGGCTGCTGAACGTCTTTGACAGGTACCTCTCCCTCAGGGTCCCCCGAGCTGTGGGGCTGCCAGGCCTGGGAGGAAGCCCCCGtgctgctcttccagctggCAGCGCTGCACAAAGGGTCTGGCTGCTAGTGAGGGAGGCTGCCTGCTGTGTGCTTGCCTCGAtgacccccccacccccccccgccaaaaaaaaaaacccgctCTGGAACATTTGCAAAGCTGTGCTTATCTCGTCCTGCAGTGGCCGCAGTGGGAAGATGAGGGCTCTCTCTTTCAAGACGGGCATTGCGTGTCTGTGCGGGACAGAGGTCAAGGAGAAGTTCCAGTGTGAGTCCCTTGTCTGCCTCCCCTGGAATCTGGCGTGAATTCACCTCGGGAAAACAGGAATGGTTTTGTTTCCTGGCTCAGACCTTCTTTGCCCGGGAAGAGCAAAGAAACAGCTTTCCTGCAGTGACTAAGCTGCTTGCATCAtcacctctccctccctccctagGCCTACACCACTGGAATTAGGAGGTGTTTTTGTAGACTGACTGGTGCTGCAGTGATCTTGCTTGCATGGCACTGTAAGGAACAGTGCAGAGAAGGCACACAGGAACGTTATCCAGTgctttccagaaggaaaatacCATGGCTGGGGGGAAGTAGGTTTCAGGCAAATTGCTTTCCTCGCTGCATTTTAACCATGGGATATTGTGGAGGGCAATGCtgtgtggcacagggagcaCCAAGGTGTTAAATGAAGGGATTAGGCTGATTCACAGAGAGCAGGCTAGCTGGGGCTGTTTAATAAATGATGCGGGTAACCCCTCTCTTAAGAAGACACTAAACTGGCTATTAGGAACTGGAAGGCCACTGGTAGAAGTTATTGAATCATAGCTCAGGTTTCTCCTCGTATttgagctctgtgctggaggcGGTCAGTGGGGTCCCTGCTGTGACCCGCACCCTGCTCCCCGTGCCTGCCTGCCGCTGGGCCGTCAGCTGCGTGTCTGTGTGCCCCCAGATCTCTTCAGCCAGGTGGCAAACGCCGGGGGCCTGTGTGACCAGCGGCACCTGGGCGTCCTGCTCCACGAGGCCATCCAGGTCCCGCGCCAGCTGGGGGAGGTGGCAGCGTTCGGGGGCAGCAACGTGGAGCCCAGCATCCGCAGCTGCTTCCGCTTTGTGAGTGCAGGGCCGCGGCCCTCGCCCCGCCTGCAGCAAGCAGccgtgctggggacaggctccCGAGGTGGCAGGGGACCTGCACCCCACCGTGGCCGcctcccagctctgagcagtcccttcctctccctccccagagcAATGGGAAGTCTGCCATTGAGGCATCCCAGTTCCTGGAGTGGGCCAACCTGGAGCCACAGTCCATGGTGTGGCTGGCGGTGCTGCACCGGGTGACCATGGCCGAGCAGGTGAAGCACCAGACCAAGTGCTCCGTCTGCCGGCAGTGCCCCATCAAGGGGTTCAGGTAAGGGCTGTCATATGGACCCTGGCCCCAAGGgcagtgtgtgctgtgctgcaggacagagctgagttactctgtgctcctgggggagcgcgcagctctgcagccagcagtgttcctggcagggcagagcaggtgcCAGCtaaggggaaggagcagagtgCTTTCCTGGGGACTTCAGCCATCAGCACTGTGGGTTCACTGGGGTGTTAGAGCGACTCAGGccacctctgtcccctcccacTGACCTTTTCTTGGGCTTTAAACACGTGTTTTGGTGACTTCCAATGCTTCCCTATGGCCTCTTGACCTCTCCAGGTATCGGAGCCTGAAGCAGTTCAATGTGGATATCTGCCAGACCTGCTTCCTCACCGGGCGAGCCAGCAAAGGCAACAAGCTGCACTACCCCATCATGGAGTACTACACCCCGGTacggagctgggctgggctgggagggcccTGGCACACAGCAGGGCCCACTGATGGCAGCAGCCTTGTGATGTTTAGGCTGGTGCAGCCCGAAGTGGATCTCTCGTGTAGTTTTGTACCCCCTGCATGCTGGAGGctgcctgtgtccctgctgttcTGGGGCTCAtggtgtcttggtttggaaagacaggtgtctgctaaggaaggcaggagcctcctctgaaatggaaaaatgtagaccccccctccctccaaactgtcataaatttgaaattgaggggggctctcaggtaaaaaatatgggagcaggaataacagttctttattagggaagaaaataaaaagataaaataaacaatgcagtgaaccaaaacaacactgacagaatCAGAATACAGCCTGACACCCTGTTAGTCAGGGGGTTGGCCACAGTCCAAtgggaattgtggctgcagtcctcctggagcGTCAGGTGTgcttctgttggagcagtgatcctctAGGAAAGGGTGTAATCTTCCTTTGAAGAcccagtggaagaggcagctgttcctctgggaaatccagtgcaggaaaagccgtgctggtgttccagaaactccagattatatccaggtaggaatgcttggctcctccctctgggcagagcatctcccagtgggatgttCCAGTTCTTatcagtcctgcagtgacattcaatagcccattatcagcagatgtctcccctgagagaggatgggctgtggaagagataaggaaaactgcccacttaccagaagacaactgccattCAGATGGCAAATGGAAACATCTTGCCTTGCCATCTGGGGCTCCTGGTGAGCAGGGTACATGGCCTCCAGTGCCCAGCTTggcctgtgccagccccaggacAGGCTCACAGATCTGCTGTGTGCCCTCCTTGCTTCCTCAGTTCTATCTGCCTCTTCCCCCATGGAGCTCATGCCCAGCCTGAGGGGATATCTTATTGTGGGCGCTGAGCTGTGGTCCCCCAGTTTTCATTAAACCTGTGTCATATTTGTGTCTCTGCAGACCACATCCAGCGAGAACATGAGAGACTTTGCCACGACACTGAAGAACAAGTTTCGGTCCAAGCAGTACTTCAGCAAGCACCCACAGAGAGGTTACCTGCCCGTCCAGTCTGTGCTCGAGGCCGACTTCTCTGAGACGTGAGTTGGCTGTGCCCTGGGTGATGTCTTTTGGCCCAGAATGAGACATGGCTTCTGTGGATGGAAAGAGCACCTCAGCTCATACAGGGCTCCTGGGGGAGGGCTGGAGTAGCACTTGCTCTGGGGGTGATATGCCACCTTGTTCTTGAAGGAATGGAGATTTCAGTCTCTCTGTCCAGCCCGTCCCTGCCTCTCAGCCAGGTGGGATCAGTCTCTGTCCAGCCTGCTGACCGGTGTGCATTTCTTGCAGCCCAGCCTCCTCCCCGATGTTACCGCATGCCGACACACACTCCCGGATCGAGCACTTTGCCAGCAGGTaccaccacagctctgctgtcctgccGGGGCATGGAGCATCACcctgctgggggtggggggcttTGGGGCAGATAGATGGTCACAGAGCCCTCCGCCTGCCCCAGCACGCTGCACAGCCGGGCAAACCTGCCTGGGACGTGGCTGGGGCTGTGTAAATTGGCAGCAAAGACCGTGCATTTTGACAGCCGATGTCTCGGCGATGCAGGAGCCCCCAAGTGCTGTCCTGCCCTTGCCAGTATGAGCTGCTGGATGGATTCTCAGCAGGCACATCCCTCAGTGTCTTGTTCTGCTCTGTGTCCTCACCAGAGCTGTTTGccagcttcccactgctgctgccctgtggtTTGTAGTGCCTCTGCCCTTGCTCTGGGGACCCAAGGGGTACAGGAAgcctcagctggagctggaattcttacatccctttcctttccttgtgaGAGAGGAGGCTGAGCCGACTGCACAGCACCAGCTCTTTATTCTAGAGACTTacacccagagcagcagtgtattttggtttttaaaaaggcaaaactcTCTAGAGCCTGTGCAGAAGGACAGATCGGTGCAGGCCAGGTGGGAGACCCTGCAGAGAGGGGTCTTACAGGGCCTGCTGCAAGTAGCTGAGCAGACATTTAGGGTGTCTCTGACCATATCTCaacctttttctcttccctccaggCTTGCAGAGATGGAAAGCCAGAACTGTTCCTTCTTCAGTGACAGCCTGTCCCCTGATGACAGCCTGTGagttctcctttcccttttcctcaccTCCTGATGAGTCAGGGCTCCTGTGGCTCTATCCATGCCTAGCCAGGGTACAGGAATGCtttccatcccaatcccattgaGTGAGAGGCTCTTGGGCACCCCCAACAACAAACATCTGAGCTCtaggccaggagcagccaggagctcccCTATGAAACTGCCTCCCTCTATGCTGCCCTTCCCCAAGGGCGCACAAATCCCATGATTTTCCTAATGAAGGTGTTTCTCCTGTGCTGGAACAGGGATGAGGACCAGTACCTGCTGCGCCATTCCAGCCCCATCACGGACAGAGAGCCTGGGGGCAGCCAGCAGGTTCCAGGAGGCCTCAACATGGATGAcaagggagagctggagagagtCCTGGCCCACTTGGAGGATGAAAACAGGTAGAGACACGGGCAGCTCTGAAAGTGGGGGCTATAGCCTGAGAGGGGGGAAGGGACTGGAGAAGCCTTGTAGAGCTCAGAGTGGAAccaggggatgctgctgggtCTGGAGGTGGGGATTGCAGATGCTGAGAGGGCAGTTTTGGAGGGTGTCTAAGCTGAGCACTGAAACTCGGTGAGGGTGTGCTTTCCGAGGAAGGGAGATGACTCAGTTCCCCAAAATATTCCTTCCTACACCCACAGAACCTGTCTGTTCCCTCCTGAACCCCAAACGGGTTGAAGTGGGCCCAGGGCACCCTGTCCTTCTTGTCCCTGAGCCCCTCATGAGCAGTGCTATTGCTGCTCTGGACCAGGGTGAGGCTCTCTAGGCAGGGCACACCAGCTCAGGAGGAGGTGGTGCTTTCCCTGCCCCTGTTTTCAGCCTCCTGGGAAAGTGGTTGCACATCTGTGAACCCCCCGTGTGGGGTAGAGCCACAGACAGACCTCTCTGCAGTGCAGCATCCTGGCCCTTGAGCTCCACAAATGGCAAAGCTTTGTCTGAGTCGCGGGCCACCCCCCGTGTGCAGCTCCCGGGTGTTTCCAGCAGTCTCTAGGAAGGATTGAGGGGATGCTGACCTGGGCTGTCCTGCAGGATcctccagggagagctgagaCGTTTGAAATGGCAGCATGATGAGGCAGTGGAGTCTCCAACCTTGGCCACAGGCTCCCCTGAATCCGTGCAAGACCCACGTAACGAGGAGCTCCTGGCAGAAGCGCGGATCCTGCGGCAGCACAAGAGCCGCCTGGAGACGCGGATGCAGATCCTGGAGGACCACAACAAGCAGCTGGAGTCACAGCTgcacaggctgagggagctgctgctgcaggtacGCTCACAGCAAGGATGGGGTGGGCTTTGCCACGGCAGAGCTGTGACAGCGGCACAAAGGGGATGGGCAGAGAAGGGGAAGCCAAGGACAGAGGGTCGTGACAACCTTCCCACCACAACTCTTCTCGCTCCAGCCTCCAGCAGAGTCAGAAGGCAATGGTTCAGCAGCCTCCTCCTTGGCTTCATCTCCACATCAGTCAGAAGGCAGCCAGGCAAAGGAGAAAGAGCACAACACCCCTGACACTGAAACTGCAGGTGAGATTTGGGCTTGGGCtgagctcctggctctgctcccttgCTCCCGTGCTGCAGGAAGCTGCCTGCACCCTGCCATCCCGCAGAGATGCTGGCAGCCAGGTGGATGCCCAGAGAGCCTTTTCCTATCCACCTGCTCTCCTTGCCACTGCAGATGAGGTGGAAGCCAAAACCCAGGAAGTCAGCATGTGCCTGGAAGACATAATGGAGAAGCTGCGGAGCGCCTTCCCCACCTCCCGAGGTACTTGAGTGAAATCCTCTCTCGCTTCTTACTGCTCCCTCAGGTGAGGTTTTCCCCACAGAGCCCTGCCCCGATCCCAGCTTCCCTGCAACAGCTGATGGATGACCTGCAGTGCTTCAGCCAAGAGCTTTGCTGCTACAGTGCTGCTGGGACGGGTGCGTGGCCTGGgaacagaggaggaggaggaggaggcttcACACCTGCAAGGAGAGGCCATCAGAGCTGCCAAGAGCACAGACCAAACATCCCTGTGATGAGCTGCAAGgcagcctcctgccctgctcaggaccAGCACCCCACGGGGCTCCCACTGTGAGGATGGACAGACCTGCCAGCACCACCTGCAGCGAGCTTTGAGCCCCCTCCTGCCTTCATCCCTGTCCAGACCCCTCTGCAGGAGAGGTCGAGGCCCCAGTAGCCTGGTGAGATGGAAGCAATGGTGCaggctctcctggctgctcacggacagctcttcccagcagggatggggactggggCACGGGGATGTGGATGGCTCTCCGCTCGCTCAGTGGGTTTTGGTGTTGGTCATTCTGCTCTGTCCCTCCGTGCTCCAGTGTAGGAGCAGCACTTGCTCTCTTGCCCAGGCTGCCGGAGGGAGGCATTGCTCGGTGCCAGCACTAACATGAGGTGGTGGTCTGCCCATGCAGCCTCTTGCCCACTTTCTGCCATCCCTGAGCAGGatcctcctggctctgcagcagcttcctTCTAACCAGGTGGCTCTGGGTCCTGTTTTCC
The sequence above is a segment of the Vidua chalybeata isolate OUT-0048 chromosome 14, bVidCha1 merged haplotype, whole genome shotgun sequence genome. Coding sequences within it:
- the DRP2 gene encoding dystrophin-related protein 2, which translates into the protein MQPLVMQEWLHVLPPCPEWHIPDQAQPGSPARPLSQVEASQDGAGPSCVTPRAPSSAAGPQAPLEMNLCWNEIKKKSHSLRARLEAFSDHSGKLQVPLQEIIDWLGQKDEELSAQLPLRGDVLLVQQEKETHAAFMEEVKSRGPYIYSVLESAQAFLSQHPFEELEEPTLESKDVSPRHRIQNISRFVWKQANVASELWEKLTARCVDQHRHIERTLEQLLEIKGAMEELSTTLDQAESVRETWEPIGDLFIDSLPEHIQSTKLFKEELSPMKDGVKVVNDLAHQLAISDVHLCMENSRTLEQINSRWKQLQASINERLKQLQDAHRDFGPGSQHFLSSSVQVPWERAISPNKVPYYINHQAQTTCWDHPKMTELYQTLADLNNIKFSAYRTAMKLRRVQKALRLDMVTLATALEIFNEHDLQPSDRAMDVVEVIHCLTALYERLEEERGILVNVPLCVDMSLNWLLNVFDSGRSGKMRALSFKTGIACLCGTEVKEKFQYLFSQVANAGGLCDQRHLGVLLHEAIQVPRQLGEVAAFGGSNVEPSIRSCFRFSNGKSAIEASQFLEWANLEPQSMVWLAVLHRVTMAEQVKHQTKCSVCRQCPIKGFRYRSLKQFNVDICQTCFLTGRASKGNKLHYPIMEYYTPTTSSENMRDFATTLKNKFRSKQYFSKHPQRGYLPVQSVLEADFSETPASSPMLPHADTHSRIEHFASRLAEMESQNCSFFSDSLSPDDSLDEDQYLLRHSSPITDREPGGSQQVPGGLNMDDKGELERVLAHLEDENRILQGELRRLKWQHDEAVESPTLATGSPESVQDPRNEELLAEARILRQHKSRLETRMQILEDHNKQLESQLHRLRELLLQPPAESEGNGSAASSLASSPHQSEGSQAKEKEHNTPDTETADEVEAKTQEVSMCLEDIMEKLRSAFPTSRGMTSLI